A window of the Streptomyces albireticuli genome harbors these coding sequences:
- a CDS encoding lysozyme, producing MPELRPGPAHGVRPHSTVRPARFLLSLLSFLASLALLLVLPGPATADTGAAADEARGKPPAHPELHWMGSTIRSHEKPSTPDGPGPIPPLAAVEGVDVSSHNGNVAWSTLWDSGVRFAYTKATEGTSYTNPYFAQQYNGSYNAGMIRGAYHFAQPASSSGAAQADFFASHGGGWSRDGKTLPGVLDLEWNPEGQACYGMSASQLVNWAKDFFATYRARTGRDAVIYTSTSWWKQCTGNYAGFGAVNPLWIPRYGASAGELPAGWGFHTFWQYTDTGPVVGDHNRFNGTYTRLQALANG from the coding sequence ATGCCCGAGCTCAGACCAGGCCCCGCCCACGGCGTCCGCCCGCACTCAACCGTCCGGCCCGCCCGGTTTCTCCTCTCCCTCCTCTCCTTCCTCGCCTCGCTGGCCCTGCTCCTCGTCCTCCCCGGGCCCGCCACCGCGGACACGGGGGCCGCCGCGGACGAAGCGCGCGGCAAGCCGCCGGCCCATCCCGAGCTGCACTGGATGGGCTCCACCATCCGGTCCCACGAGAAGCCGTCCACGCCGGACGGCCCCGGGCCGATCCCGCCCCTCGCCGCCGTCGAGGGCGTGGACGTCAGCAGCCACAACGGCAACGTCGCCTGGTCCACCCTGTGGGACAGCGGGGTCCGGTTCGCCTACACCAAGGCCACCGAGGGCACCAGCTACACCAACCCCTACTTCGCCCAGCAGTACAACGGCTCGTACAACGCCGGCATGATCCGCGGCGCGTACCACTTCGCGCAGCCCGCGAGCTCCAGCGGTGCCGCGCAGGCCGACTTCTTCGCCTCGCACGGCGGGGGCTGGTCGCGTGACGGCAAGACGCTGCCGGGCGTGCTCGACCTGGAGTGGAACCCCGAGGGTCAGGCCTGCTACGGCATGAGCGCGAGCCAGCTCGTCAACTGGGCCAAGGACTTCTTCGCCACTTACCGGGCCCGCACCGGCCGGGACGCGGTCATCTACACCTCGACGAGCTGGTGGAAGCAGTGCACCGGCAACTACGCGGGCTTCGGTGCCGTGAACCCGCTCTGGATCCCCCGGTACGGGGCCTCCGCGGGGGAGCTCCCGGCCGGCTGGGGCTTCCACACCTTCTGGCAGTACACGGACACCGGCCCGGTGGTCGGTGACCACAACCGCTTCAACGGCACGTACACCAGGCTCCAGGCACTCGCCAACGGCTGA
- a CDS encoding M4 family metallopeptidase, whose protein sequence is MPAQAAAPAPDKAEVIPGTGTATPALVDGIREPVKASGSAADAARGHLAEKQSRYRIDRPARDLAPVRTQSAGAAETVRLQQKHQGVEVLGGQYVVRMERKDGKRVVTGTSGKYFTGLKVGTTAEIGEDLAVQRAVTATLRDLGGHRLDRTDVTASKGARSKAAESLTGTARGLVVLPKGAGVLTHHVTVRGTDPATGRPVLREVYIDAKAGFPVLQYSGIKTFGKDGATDGAREKAASRAAAKAAKSAGPADGGVSPGVLGSGVKYDGTTVELGLYKDTARNEYVMTDHARMWDTSKNLLTTWDARGTDVGEVSGRWPGGIKEFGSPGPQFGKDATEAGAVDAHWAAGKVYDYYKKTHGRDSLDGRGMTINSLVGVTEFGDAYVNAFWDGTKMVYGGGDSEYKTLSADLDVVGHEMTHGVVENSANLVYAGQSGALNEAIADYFGNAIDVDAAGLAMDDPNAGLLGESLCRTKSPRECAFRDLNDGATTSKNFLGVSFGSDNGGVHLNSTIFSGALWDIREDLGRTLADKIAYKALTEYMTPLDGFTEGRNAVLAAAKALKVSTKDLNVVTRSFNAHGIVPNWEQALGVDTDLLLPRLNTAGAGLGAGGGWYATSRSNDDGSEAYSVWAGRADGKGAPKLISPNDGRFHVYPATDGKTVVWAAYGQTGVDVLSRPISGGLAKKLYSTPNGVSGLRVEGGVVVLESMDNFGGRHVGYLRTGDKEPTWVDEGRYELGTALPSLSGGRIAYAKLYPEGDTYRIGTEVLDLKTGKKTLMGQAGNPESIGQTGINGTHVFWLADEVQDEGQLAVRRANLDGTGVKDLSAEKGAGALFPFDLTASDSAVTVTSALPDTRFRNESMPKLWQFAADGSGKGRVSCNRGEQSSAAAAGGKQVLWIDGTTGYTDLVTRTRPAGACG, encoded by the coding sequence ATGCCCGCGCAGGCCGCCGCGCCCGCCCCGGACAAGGCGGAGGTGATCCCCGGGACGGGCACCGCGACCCCCGCCCTGGTGGACGGCATCCGCGAGCCGGTGAAGGCGAGCGGCAGCGCCGCCGACGCCGCGCGCGGCCACCTCGCCGAGAAGCAGAGCCGCTACCGCATCGACCGGCCGGCGCGTGACCTCGCGCCCGTACGGACCCAGAGCGCCGGCGCGGCGGAGACCGTGCGGCTCCAGCAGAAGCACCAGGGCGTGGAGGTCCTCGGTGGCCAGTACGTCGTCCGGATGGAGCGGAAGGACGGCAAGCGCGTCGTCACCGGCACCTCCGGCAAGTACTTCACCGGCCTCAAGGTGGGCACGACCGCGGAGATCGGCGAGGACCTCGCGGTCCAGCGGGCCGTCACCGCCACCCTGCGCGACCTCGGCGGCCACCGGCTCGACAGGACGGACGTCACCGCCTCGAAGGGGGCGCGGTCCAAGGCGGCGGAGTCGCTGACCGGCACCGCGCGCGGCCTGGTCGTGCTGCCCAAGGGCGCCGGCGTCCTCACCCACCACGTGACCGTACGCGGCACCGACCCGGCCACCGGCCGGCCCGTGCTGCGCGAGGTCTACATCGACGCCAAGGCCGGCTTCCCGGTGCTCCAGTACAGCGGGATCAAGACCTTCGGCAAGGACGGGGCCACCGACGGCGCCCGGGAGAAGGCCGCCTCGCGGGCCGCGGCGAAGGCGGCGAAGTCCGCCGGGCCCGCCGACGGCGGCGTGAGTCCCGGCGTCCTGGGCTCCGGCGTCAAGTACGACGGCACCACCGTCGAGCTGGGCCTGTACAAGGACACCGCCCGCAACGAGTACGTCATGACCGACCACGCCCGGATGTGGGACACCAGCAAGAACCTGCTGACCACCTGGGACGCGCGCGGCACGGACGTCGGCGAGGTCTCCGGCCGCTGGCCCGGCGGCATCAAGGAGTTCGGCTCGCCCGGCCCGCAGTTCGGCAAGGACGCCACCGAGGCCGGCGCGGTCGACGCGCACTGGGCCGCGGGCAAGGTCTACGACTACTACAAGAAGACCCACGGCCGGGACAGCCTCGACGGCCGGGGCATGACCATCAACTCCCTGGTCGGTGTGACCGAGTTCGGCGACGCGTACGTCAACGCCTTCTGGGACGGCACCAAGATGGTGTACGGCGGCGGCGACAGCGAGTACAAGACGCTCTCCGCCGACCTCGACGTCGTCGGCCACGAGATGACCCACGGCGTCGTGGAGAACTCCGCCAACCTCGTCTACGCGGGCCAGTCCGGCGCCCTGAACGAGGCGATCGCCGACTACTTCGGCAACGCCATCGACGTGGACGCCGCGGGCCTCGCCATGGACGACCCGAACGCGGGCCTCCTCGGCGAGAGCCTGTGCCGCACCAAGTCGCCGCGCGAGTGCGCCTTCCGCGACCTCAACGACGGCGCGACCACCTCCAAGAACTTCCTGGGGGTGAGCTTCGGCTCGGACAACGGCGGGGTGCACCTCAACTCCACGATCTTCTCGGGCGCCCTGTGGGACATCCGCGAGGACCTCGGCCGCACCCTCGCCGACAAGATCGCCTACAAGGCGCTGACGGAGTACATGACGCCGCTCGACGGCTTCACCGAGGGCCGTAACGCCGTCCTCGCGGCCGCCAAGGCGCTCAAGGTCTCCACGAAGGACCTGAACGTCGTCACGCGCTCCTTCAACGCCCACGGCATCGTGCCCAACTGGGAGCAGGCGCTCGGCGTCGACACCGACCTGCTGCTGCCCCGCCTCAACACCGCGGGCGCGGGCCTCGGCGCCGGCGGCGGCTGGTACGCGACGTCCAGGTCCAACGACGACGGCTCCGAGGCGTACTCGGTGTGGGCCGGCCGGGCGGACGGCAAGGGCGCGCCCAAGCTGATCAGCCCCAACGACGGACGCTTCCACGTCTACCCGGCGACCGACGGCAAGACGGTGGTCTGGGCGGCGTACGGCCAGACCGGCGTCGACGTCCTGTCGCGCCCGATCTCGGGCGGCCTGGCCAAGAAGCTCTACAGCACCCCCAACGGCGTCAGCGGTCTGCGGGTCGAGGGCGGCGTCGTCGTCCTGGAGTCGATGGACAACTTCGGCGGCCGGCACGTCGGTTACCTCCGCACCGGCGACAAGGAGCCGACCTGGGTCGACGAGGGGCGCTACGAGCTGGGTACGGCCCTGCCGTCGCTGAGCGGCGGCCGGATCGCCTACGCGAAGCTCTACCCGGAGGGTGACACCTACCGGATCGGCACCGAGGTGCTGGACCTCAAGACCGGCAAGAAGACCCTGATGGGCCAGGCCGGGAACCCGGAGTCCATCGGCCAGACGGGCATCAACGGCACCCACGTCTTCTGGCTCGCGGACGAGGTCCAGGACGAGGGGCAGCTGGCCGTGCGCCGGGCGAACCTCGACGGCACCGGGGTGAAGGACCTCAGCGCCGAGAAGGGCGCGGGCGCCCTCTTCCCCTTCGACCTCACGGCCTCCGACAGCGCGGTGACCGTCACCTCGGCGCTGCCGGACACGCGGTTCCGCAACGAGTCGATGCCCAAGCTGTGGCAGTTCGCCGCGGACGGCTCGGGCAAGGGCCGGGTCTCCTGCAACCGCGGTGAGCAGTCCTCGGCCGCCGCGGCCGGCGGCAAGCAGGTGCTGTGGATCGACGGCACCACGGGCTACACCGACCTGGTGACCCGCACCCGCCCGGCGGGCGCCTGCGGCTAG
- a CDS encoding (2Fe-2S)-binding protein gives MPSHSFTVNGRPVTVDAPDDLPLLWALRDLLGVRGPKYGCGIDVCKACTSHLDGEAVRPCVVPVADAAGREVTTIEGLADGDRLHPVQEAWLEQDVAQCGYCQPGQIMAAVALLKRTKNPTDAELDAIANVCRCGTYFRIREAIRSAAKKMG, from the coding sequence GTGCCCTCCCACTCCTTCACCGTCAACGGCCGTCCGGTCACCGTGGACGCCCCCGACGACCTGCCCCTGCTCTGGGCGCTGCGCGACCTGCTCGGCGTCCGCGGCCCGAAGTACGGCTGCGGCATCGACGTCTGCAAGGCCTGCACCAGCCACCTCGACGGCGAGGCCGTCCGGCCGTGCGTCGTACCGGTCGCGGACGCCGCCGGCCGCGAGGTCACCACCATCGAGGGCCTCGCCGACGGTGACCGGCTGCACCCCGTCCAGGAGGCCTGGCTCGAACAGGACGTCGCCCAGTGCGGCTACTGCCAGCCCGGCCAGATCATGGCCGCCGTCGCCCTCCTGAAGCGCACGAAGAACCCCACCGACGCCGAACTCGACGCGATCGCCAACGTCTGCCGCTGCGGCACGTACTTCCGCATCCGCGAGGCGATCCGCAGCGCCGCGAAGAAGATGGGCTGA
- a CDS encoding xanthine dehydrogenase family protein molybdopterin-binding subunit, which yields MTEQLKPGGPAEETAPVPGEADPAPRPHGTRRRFLTYLLAGPTLAVAAGLGPEGATPAAADGVVPTLPGPADLVDLGDVLILAGAPTAHLLVLTVGEDGTVTFRLPREEVGQGITTAVAMLVAEELDVPLARVRVQLEDARPELLFNQFTASSNSVRSLYDPVRHAAAAARARLVAAAADRWDLKPGALTTRDGAVVAPDGRTAPYGSLTTAAASRHLVALTARPKPESAHTLVGTPTPRVDARAMVTGRQQYTLDLDVPGAKPCMVRRPPTVHGTVRSVNNEAAVRAMPGVLDTAVIPTGVAVVAETFGQALDAKNALDVTWGPGTVDGYSDDGIRARLRSAVSFPLLPLPLTEHLDAEFDFAPVSHAPMETNAAVADVRADRATVWSGLKAPIVAQQTIAKELGLPVGKVTVHVVQAGGSFGRRLFFDAALEAAQVSKRCGRPVRLMWSRVDDMRHGRMRPATHHKIRLSYAAGRVVGLDHRVAAVETDMRHGLGEILTATGTKLPGGLGNAAFAQGLFHLTVKSPYHFGVTSQQLTEVPLRMPTASWRSVYSANTRGAEEMLIDELAAKMGKDPVEFRRSFLRNRAQRAVLDKVAAEGAWGRPMPAGHAQGIGFHEEYKSRTAVLAEIDATDPRHPRVTKAVIAADVGRAVNPRGLEAQLLGGLTDAIATTLTAGLHIDKGLPLEGSYSQFHYARQKDTPPDVRIFVMPATGEPGGAGELGVPAAVGAIGNAYARATGTRPRRFPVNFDVDFTPFPR from the coding sequence GTGACGGAACAGCTGAAGCCTGGAGGACCGGCGGAGGAGACGGCACCGGTCCCGGGGGAGGCGGACCCCGCGCCCCGGCCGCACGGCACCAGGCGCCGCTTCCTCACCTACCTCCTCGCCGGCCCGACCCTCGCCGTCGCCGCCGGCCTCGGCCCGGAGGGGGCCACCCCGGCCGCCGCCGACGGCGTCGTGCCCACGCTCCCGGGCCCCGCCGACCTCGTCGACCTCGGCGACGTCCTGATCCTCGCCGGCGCCCCCACGGCACACCTGCTGGTGCTCACCGTCGGGGAGGACGGCACCGTCACCTTCCGGCTGCCCCGGGAGGAGGTCGGGCAGGGCATCACGACGGCGGTCGCGATGCTGGTCGCCGAGGAGCTGGACGTACCGCTCGCGCGGGTCCGCGTCCAGCTGGAGGACGCCCGGCCCGAGCTGCTGTTCAACCAGTTCACCGCGAGCTCCAACTCGGTCCGGTCGCTCTACGACCCCGTCCGGCACGCCGCCGCCGCGGCGCGCGCCCGGCTGGTGGCGGCCGCGGCCGACCGGTGGGACCTGAAGCCCGGGGCGCTCACCACCCGCGACGGCGCGGTCGTCGCACCCGACGGCCGCACCGCTCCCTACGGCTCCCTCACCACGGCCGCCGCCTCCCGGCACCTCGTGGCGCTCACGGCCAGGCCCAAACCGGAGTCCGCGCACACCCTCGTCGGCACGCCCACCCCCCGCGTCGACGCGCGGGCCATGGTCACCGGCCGGCAGCAGTACACCCTGGACCTCGACGTCCCCGGCGCCAAACCCTGCATGGTGCGCAGACCGCCGACGGTCCACGGCACGGTGCGCTCGGTGAACAACGAGGCCGCCGTCCGCGCCATGCCCGGTGTCCTCGACACGGCCGTCATCCCCACCGGTGTCGCCGTCGTCGCCGAGACCTTCGGCCAGGCGCTCGACGCCAAGAACGCCCTCGACGTCACCTGGGGACCCGGCACGGTCGACGGATACTCCGACGACGGCATCCGCGCCCGGCTCCGGTCGGCGGTCTCCTTCCCGCTGCTCCCGCTGCCGCTCACCGAACACCTCGACGCCGAGTTCGACTTCGCGCCCGTCAGCCACGCGCCCATGGAGACCAACGCCGCGGTCGCGGACGTCCGGGCCGACCGGGCGACGGTCTGGTCGGGCCTGAAGGCGCCGATCGTCGCCCAGCAGACCATCGCCAAGGAACTGGGGCTGCCGGTCGGCAAGGTCACCGTCCATGTGGTGCAGGCGGGCGGCTCCTTCGGCCGGCGGCTGTTCTTCGACGCCGCGCTGGAGGCCGCCCAGGTGTCGAAGAGGTGCGGGCGGCCCGTGCGGCTGATGTGGTCGCGCGTCGACGACATGCGGCACGGGCGGATGCGGCCCGCCACCCACCACAAGATCCGGCTCTCCTACGCCGCGGGACGGGTCGTGGGCCTCGACCACCGGGTGGCGGCCGTCGAGACCGACATGCGGCACGGCCTCGGCGAGATCCTCACCGCGACCGGCACCAAGCTCCCCGGCGGCCTGGGCAACGCGGCGTTCGCCCAGGGCCTCTTCCACCTCACCGTGAAGTCGCCGTACCACTTCGGCGTCACCAGCCAGCAGCTCACCGAGGTGCCGCTGCGGATGCCCACCGCCTCCTGGCGGTCGGTGTACTCGGCCAACACCCGGGGCGCGGAGGAGATGCTGATCGACGAACTCGCCGCGAAGATGGGCAAGGACCCGGTGGAGTTCCGGCGGTCCTTCCTCAGGAACCGCGCCCAGCGGGCCGTCCTCGACAAGGTCGCGGCCGAGGGCGCCTGGGGCCGCCCGATGCCCGCCGGGCACGCGCAGGGCATCGGCTTCCACGAGGAGTACAAGTCCCGCACGGCCGTCCTCGCCGAGATCGACGCGACCGACCCCCGGCACCCGCGCGTCACCAAGGCCGTGATCGCCGCCGACGTCGGCCGCGCCGTCAACCCCCGGGGCCTGGAGGCCCAGCTGCTCGGCGGGCTGACCGACGCGATCGCCACCACCCTCACGGCCGGGCTCCACATCGACAAGGGGTTGCCGCTGGAAGGCAGTTACTCGCAGTTCCACTACGCGCGGCAGAAGGACACGCCCCCGGACGTGCGGATCTTCGTCATGCCGGCCACCGGCGAGCCGGGCGGCGCCGGGGAGCTGGGCGTCCCGGCCGCGGTCGGCGCCATCGGCAACGCCTACGCGCGCGCCACCGGAACCCGCCCCCGCCGCTTTCCGGTCAACTTCGACGTCGACTTCACCCCCTTCCCCCGCTAG
- a CDS encoding MBL fold metallo-hydrolase, producing the protein MDERLRRPAGMHTLRLGGTKLTYLPDGAGQLTPGWLPDATDETWAAHPEYLDATGNLVASMGGLLVERDGRALLIDAGLGPRATPAEPGNAHGAMYGGALLDSLAKAGRAPGDIEAVAFTHLHLDHLGWAWHPAPGSDAPAFTAAEYLFAEPEWDQRHLAEEHGTSKEMLTALEPRVRTVADGEEIFPGVRVMLTPGHTAGHAAYVITDGGQRVIAFGDALHSPIQVDHPEWSAVVDHDPVRSADFRHRLVEEMARPDTTGFGLHFADVVFGRVERGGDGPAWRPVTP; encoded by the coding sequence ATGGACGAGCGACTGCGGCGGCCGGCGGGCATGCACACACTCCGGCTCGGCGGTACGAAGCTGACCTACCTGCCCGACGGCGCCGGCCAGCTGACGCCCGGCTGGCTGCCCGACGCCACCGACGAGACCTGGGCCGCGCACCCCGAGTACCTGGACGCGACCGGCAACCTCGTCGCCAGCATGGGCGGCCTGCTGGTCGAGCGCGACGGCCGGGCGCTGCTCATCGACGCCGGCCTCGGCCCCCGGGCGACCCCCGCCGAACCCGGCAACGCCCACGGCGCCATGTACGGCGGCGCGCTCCTGGACAGCCTGGCGAAGGCGGGCCGCGCGCCCGGCGACATCGAGGCCGTGGCCTTCACCCACCTCCACCTCGACCACCTCGGCTGGGCCTGGCACCCGGCCCCGGGCAGCGACGCCCCGGCCTTCACCGCCGCCGAATACCTCTTCGCCGAGCCCGAGTGGGACCAGCGCCACCTCGCGGAGGAGCACGGCACGTCGAAGGAGATGCTCACGGCGCTGGAGCCCCGCGTCCGCACCGTCGCCGACGGGGAGGAGATCTTCCCGGGCGTCCGCGTCATGCTGACGCCGGGTCACACCGCGGGCCACGCCGCCTACGTCATCACCGACGGCGGGCAGCGCGTGATCGCCTTCGGTGACGCCCTGCACTCGCCGATCCAGGTCGACCACCCCGAGTGGTCCGCCGTCGTCGACCACGACCCCGTCCGGTCCGCCGACTTCCGCCACCGCCTGGTCGAGGAGATGGCCCGCCCGGACACCACCGGCTTCGGGCTCCACTTCGCCGACGTCGTCTTCGGACGGGTGGAGCGGGGCGGCGACGGCCCGGCCTGGCGCCCCGTCACCCCGTAG
- a CDS encoding MarR family winged helix-turn-helix transcriptional regulator, giving the protein MTTPDAHPDTQGRPTGTQVDPADAREAFATAERQLCGLVTGLARRIADHVRERAARLELTAPQATALRELTGPMTMRELADRMACEPSNATFVIDKLESQGLLERHPHPTDRRAKQLILTPAGTDLRERLLTLLKEEGPLAGLSLEEQNALQALLQRAVTD; this is encoded by the coding sequence ATGACGACACCGGACGCACACCCGGACACACAGGGCCGGCCGACGGGCACCCAGGTGGACCCGGCGGACGCCCGGGAGGCGTTCGCGACGGCCGAGCGGCAGCTGTGCGGCCTGGTCACGGGCCTGGCCCGGCGGATCGCCGACCACGTCCGGGAGCGCGCGGCCCGGCTGGAGCTCACGGCCCCGCAGGCCACGGCGCTGCGGGAGCTGACCGGCCCGATGACCATGCGGGAGCTGGCCGACCGCATGGCCTGCGAGCCGTCGAACGCCACCTTCGTCATCGACAAGCTGGAGAGCCAGGGCCTCCTGGAGCGCCACCCGCACCCGACGGACCGCCGCGCCAAGCAGCTGATCCTCACCCCCGCGGGCACGGACCTGCGGGAGCGCCTCCTGACCCTGCTCAAGGAGGAGGGCCCGCTGGCGGGCCTGAGCCTGGAGGAGCAGAACGCGCTCCAGGCGCTGCTCCAGCGCGCGGTCACGGACTGA
- the lon gene encoding endopeptidase La yields MAFTSTPLTLPVLPLDDEVVLPGMVVPLDLSDAEVRAAVEAAQAAATGDDKPRVLLVPRIEGAYVGTGTLGRVEQVGRLSDGDPGALIRGLARVRIGAGTTGPGAALWVEGARIEEITPDPLPGAVADLVKEYKALATSWLRKRGAWQVVDRVQQIDDVGLLADNSGYSPFLNLAQRVELLETADPVARLKLAVRRLGEHLAEQDVAESIAKDVQEGVDKQQREFLLRRQLEAVRKELADLNGDPDSESDDYRARVEAADLPGKVREAALKEVDKLERASDQSPEGGWIRTWLDTVLEMPWNERTEDAYDIPGAKAVLDADHAGLEDVKERITEYLAVRKRRADRGLGVVGGRRGGAVLALVGPPGVGKTSLGESVARAMGRKFVRVALGGVRDEAEIRGHRRTYVGALPGRIVRAVKEAGSMNPVVLLDEIDKVGSDFRGDPAAALLEVLDPAQNHTFRDHYLEVELDLSDVVFLATANVLDAIPEALLDRMELVRLDGYTEDEKVVIARDHLLPRQLERAGLESGEVVLEDEALRKLAGEYTREAGVRTLERAVARLLRKIAAKHELGEQELPFTVGVEQLRPLIGRPHHTPEAAQDPAERRTSVPGVATGLAVTGAGGDVLFVEASLADPETGGAGLTLTGQLGDVMKESARIALSFLRSHGAELELPVGDFKERGVHLHVPAGAVPKDGPSAGVTMTTALASLLSGRRVRPDVAMTGEVSLTGRVLPVGGVKQKLLAAHRAGLTTVIIPKRNEADLDDVPAEVLAKLSVHPVSDVRQALDLALRPAGAPVEVPVAA; encoded by the coding sequence ATGGCTTTCACGTCCACACCGCTCACCCTGCCCGTCCTGCCCCTCGACGACGAGGTCGTGCTGCCCGGCATGGTCGTCCCCCTGGACCTCTCCGACGCCGAGGTGCGGGCCGCGGTGGAGGCCGCCCAGGCCGCCGCCACCGGGGACGACAAGCCGCGGGTGCTGCTTGTTCCCCGGATCGAGGGCGCGTACGTGGGCACCGGCACGCTCGGCCGCGTCGAGCAGGTCGGCCGGCTCTCCGACGGCGACCCCGGCGCGCTCATCCGGGGGCTCGCCCGCGTGCGCATCGGGGCCGGGACGACCGGGCCGGGCGCGGCCCTGTGGGTCGAGGGCGCCCGGATCGAGGAGATCACCCCGGACCCGCTGCCGGGCGCGGTGGCCGACCTGGTGAAGGAGTACAAGGCCCTGGCCACCAGCTGGCTGCGCAAGCGCGGCGCCTGGCAGGTCGTGGACCGCGTCCAGCAGATCGACGACGTCGGCCTGCTCGCCGACAACTCCGGCTACTCCCCGTTCCTCAACCTCGCCCAGCGCGTCGAGCTGCTGGAGACCGCCGACCCCGTGGCCCGGCTGAAGCTCGCCGTCCGCCGGCTCGGCGAGCACCTGGCCGAGCAGGACGTCGCCGAGTCCATCGCCAAGGACGTCCAGGAGGGCGTCGACAAGCAGCAGCGCGAGTTCCTGCTCCGCCGTCAGCTGGAGGCCGTCCGCAAGGAACTCGCCGACCTCAACGGCGACCCGGACAGCGAGTCCGACGACTACCGGGCCCGCGTCGAGGCCGCCGACCTGCCCGGGAAGGTCCGCGAGGCCGCGCTCAAGGAGGTCGACAAGCTCGAGCGCGCCTCCGACCAGAGCCCGGAGGGCGGCTGGATCCGCACCTGGCTCGACACGGTCCTGGAGATGCCGTGGAACGAGCGGACCGAGGACGCGTACGACATCCCCGGCGCCAAGGCCGTCCTCGACGCGGACCACGCGGGCCTGGAGGACGTCAAGGAGCGCATCACCGAATACCTCGCCGTCCGCAAGCGCCGGGCCGACCGCGGCCTGGGCGTCGTCGGCGGCCGGCGCGGCGGCGCGGTGCTCGCTCTGGTCGGCCCGCCCGGCGTGGGCAAGACCTCGCTCGGCGAGTCCGTGGCCCGCGCGATGGGGCGGAAGTTCGTCCGGGTCGCCCTGGGCGGCGTACGGGACGAGGCCGAGATCCGCGGCCACCGCCGTACGTACGTGGGGGCGCTGCCCGGCCGGATCGTCCGGGCGGTGAAGGAGGCCGGCTCGATGAACCCGGTCGTACTGCTCGACGAGATCGACAAGGTCGGCTCCGACTTCCGCGGCGACCCCGCGGCGGCCCTCCTGGAGGTCCTCGACCCGGCCCAGAACCACACCTTCCGGGACCACTACCTGGAGGTGGAACTGGACCTGTCCGACGTGGTCTTCCTGGCCACGGCGAATGTCCTGGACGCCATCCCGGAGGCGCTCCTGGACCGCATGGAGCTGGTCCGCCTCGACGGCTACACCGAGGACGAGAAGGTCGTCATCGCCCGCGACCACCTGCTGCCGAGGCAGCTGGAGCGCGCGGGGCTGGAGAGCGGCGAGGTGGTCCTGGAGGACGAGGCCCTCCGCAAGCTCGCCGGCGAGTACACCCGGGAGGCGGGCGTCCGCACCCTGGAGCGGGCGGTGGCCCGGCTGCTGCGCAAGATCGCGGCGAAGCACGAACTGGGCGAGCAGGAGCTGCCGTTCACCGTGGGCGTGGAGCAACTGCGCCCGCTGATCGGGCGCCCGCACCACACCCCGGAGGCGGCCCAGGACCCGGCCGAGCGCCGCACGTCGGTGCCGGGTGTGGCGACGGGCCTCGCGGTGACGGGCGCGGGCGGCGACGTCCTGTTCGTCGAGGCGTCCCTGGCCGACCCGGAGACGGGCGGCGCGGGCCTGACCCTCACGGGCCAGCTGGGCGACGTGATGAAGGAGTCGGCGCGGATCGCGCTGTCCTTCCTCCGCTCCCACGGTGCGGAACTGGAGCTGCCCGTCGGCGACTTCAAGGAGCGCGGCGTCCACCTGCACGTCCCCGCGGGCGCCGTCCCGAAGGACGGCCCGAGCGCGGGCGTCACGATGACGACGGCCCTGGCGTCCCTGCTGTCGGGCCGCCGGGTCCGCCCGGACGTGGCGATGACGGGCGAGGTCTCCCTGACCGGCCGCGTCCTCCCGGTCGGCGGCGTCAAGCAGAAGCTCCTGGCCGCCCACCGCGCCGGCCTCACGACCGTGATCATCCCGAAGCGGAACGAGGCGGACCTGGACGACGTGCCGGCGGAGGTCCTGGCGAAGCTGTCGGTGCACCCGGTCTCGGACGTACGCCAGGCCCTGGACCTGGCCCTCCGGCCGGCGGGGGCGCCGGTGGAGGTGCCGGTGGCGGCGTAA